The Arcobacter roscoffensis genome segment GTTTTAAAAACGGCAATTGGATTAGCTGCTTCTAAAAGTAACACCATTGAGCAAAGAATAAATAAAATTCTTTTCATATTCTACCCTTATAATTTTATTTTGTAGGAAATTAGTATATTATGTTTGGTTTAAAAAAAAATTAAAATTAAATTTTTAGTAAAATTTAAAAAAAAAGTGTTAAAATTCGCTGATTTATTGTAGAATGCGAAACAAAAAAGGAAAAATAATGTCTATGCCATCAATTCCACAACCGACATTTTATATATTTAAGTGTGAGCAAGCATCTCCTCCAGGGATGCCAAAGCCATCATGTGTAAATGAAAATACAAGAGATTTATTTAATCATACTACTCAAAGTTTGATGCAAAAAGGATTGATGGGGCCTGTACAGGTTGTAAGAACATCATGTTTAGGAAGATGTCAAATGGGACCTGTTATGTTAGTAGAGCCAGGACATCATATGTACTGTCAGCTATCTAAGGAAAAAATAGATAGAATAGTTGAAGAACATATAATAGGTGGAAGCCCTGTTGAAGAGTACTTAATACCGCAACAGTACTGGGGTAAACCAGTTAATTTAGGAAGTTAAAAAAGAGGAATTAAATATATGACATTTGATATGCTATATAGTAAAATTCATAGAGCAACTGTTACAGATGCTAATTTAAACTATGTTGGATCGATAACAATTGATGAAGAGCTTATGCAAGCTTCTCATTTAAGAGTTGGTCAAAAAGTTGATATTGTAAATATCAATAATGGTGAAAGATTTCAAACTTATGTAATTAAAGGTAAGGCTGGAAGCAAAGATATGTGTTTAAATGGTGCTGCTGCTAGAAAAGTAGAAATTGGTGATAAAATTATAGTTATTGCTTATGCTTCATATGATGAGTCTGAGCTAGAAACTTATAAACCAACAGTTGTAATCGTGGATGAGAAAAATAATATTGATATGATTACAAATGAATTAGTAGGATCTGACCATGTTTGATGGAATTGATTTAAAAAATCTAGATTTAAACTCTATGATGAAACAAGTTCAAGATATGGCTGATAATGCAAAAGAAGAGAATTCAAACAAAATATTCACTTCTAAATCAGGTGGTGGTATGGTAGAGATTTCTATTAATGGTAATTCAGAAGTTATTGATTTACAAATTGATGATTCTCTACTTGAAGATAAAGACTCACTGCAAATTTTACTGATTTCAGCAATGAATGATGTAATTAAACAGTCAGATGAAAATAAAAAAATGATGGCTATGAATATGATGGGTGGTATGGGTAATCCATTTGGACAAAAGTAAATATGAAAGAACTTTTAGAAAAATTTGAAGATTACTTGCAAAGTAATCTTCCCTCATCAAATACATTCCATCCCCATTTTGAAAAAGCTTTAGGGGATATGCTTCAAGCAGGTGGTAAAAGGTTTAGACCTATGCTTTTACTTTCTGTTGTAAAATCAAATAAATCACTTCTTATTGATAATAGTATGCCAGTAGCTCTTGGACTTGAAATGCTTCATACTTATTCTCTTGTTCATGATGATTTACCATCTATGGATGATGCTGATTTAAGAAGAGGTTTTCAAACACTACATAAAAAGTATAATGAAGTTACAGCTATTTTAGTTGGAGATGCTTTAAACACAGAAGCTTTTAAACAAATATCAAATGCACCACTTCATAATGATATAAAAATTGAATTAATTAAAACACTTAGTTGTGATGGTGGTATAAATGGTATGATTATTGGGCAAGCAATTGATTGTCAATTTGAAAACCAAAAGCTAGAACTTGCTCAATTAGAGTTTTTACATATTCATAAAACTGCTAAGTTGATTGCAGCATCTTTAAAAATGGGTGCAATAATAAGTGAGTATGATTTAGAAACTCAAGAGAAACTTTATAACTTTGGGATTGACTTAGGTTTACTTTTCCAAATTCAAGATGATATTATCGATGAAACACTTTCAGAAGAAGAAGCAGGAAAGACTACACAAAATGATGAAGCTAAAAACTCATTTGTAAATCTACTTGGACTTGATGGTGCTATAAAAGCAGCAGATGATTTAGCATTGAAGTGTGAGAATATAATGCAAACTTTAGATACTAACCTAAAAAACTCTCTTGAAGAGCTACTATTAAAGTATATAAATAGACATAAATAAGAGTTTTTTCAAACTCTTAGTCATTTTAACTCAAAGTACTTGACAATTAATCAAAAATTTTATAAAATTTTAGCACTTAAAAAATTAGAGTGCTAAAAGTACAAATAATAATTATAATAAAACTTAATAAAAGGAAATACTATGAATTTTAAACCACTAGGTAAAAGAGTTTTAGTACAAAGAACAGAAGTTGAAGAAAAAACTGCAAGCGGAATTATTCTTGTAGACTCAGCAAAAGAAAAACCAAACACGGCAATAGTTAAAGCAATTGGTTCAGAAGTAACTGAATTAAAAGAGGGTGATACTATTGTATTTGAACAGTTCAGAGGAACTGAATTCACTTTAGATGGTGAAGATTATTTAGTATTAGATATTGAAAATATTATAGGAGTTATGTAAGATGGCAAAAGAGATTTCATTTAGTGATAATGCAAGAAATAAGTTATATACAGGTGTTGAAAAATTAGCAGATGCTGTTAAAGTTACAATGGGACCAAGAGGAAGAAACGTATTATTACAAAAATCTTTTGGTGCTCCAAATATCACAAAAGATGGTGTATCAGTTGCAAGAGAAATTGAACTTGAAGATACATTAGAAAATATGGGTGCTCAACTTGTAAAAGAAGTTGCTTCTAAAACTGCTGATGAAGCTGGTGATGGTACAACTACTGCTACAGTTTTAGCTCACTCTGTATTTAAAGAAGGTCTTAGAAATGTAACTGCTGGTGCAAATCCAATTATCTTAAAAAGAGGTATGGATAAAGCAACAGAAGCAATCTTAGCAAACTTAAAAGCTGCATCTAAAGAAGTTGCTAATAAAACTGAAATCGAGCAAGTTGCTACTATTTCTGCAAACTCTGATACTGCTATTGGTTCTATGATTGCCGAAGCTATGGATAAAGTTGGAAAAGATGGTGTTATTACTGTTGAAGAAGCAAAAGGTATTTCTGATGAGTTAGATGTAGTTGAAGGTATGCAATTTGATAGAGGTTTCTTATCTCCATATTTTGTAACTAACACTGAAAAAATGACTACTGAAATGGAAAACCCATTCATTTTATTATACGACAAAAAAATCTCTAACTTAAAAGAGATGTTACCTATTTTAGAATCAGTTAATCAAGCTGGAAGACCTTTATTAATTATCTCTGAAGATGTTGAAGGTGAAGCTTTATCTACATTAGTTGTAAATAGATTAAGAGGTTCTTTAAATATTGCTGCTGTTAAAGCACCAGGTTTTGGTGATAGAAGAAAAGCAATGTTAGAAGATATTGCTGTATTAACAAATGGTACTGTAATTTCTGAAGAAATGGGTATGAAACTTGAAACTGCTGAGTTCTCTTGTTTAGGTACTGCTGCTAGAGTTGTAATTGACAAAGATAACACTACTATCGTTGATGGTACAGGTTCTGCAGATGCAGTACAATTAAGAACTAACCAAATTAAAGCAGAAATGGAAGCTACAACTTCTGAATATGATAGAGAAAAATTACAAGAAAGATTAGCAAAACTTTCTGGTGGTGTTGCTGTTATTAAAGTAGGTGCTGCTTCTGAAACTGAAATGAAAGAGAAAAAAGACAGAGTTGATGATGCATTATCTGCAACTAGAGCTGCTGTTGAAGAAGGTATTGTAATTGGTGGAGGAGCTGCATTAATTAGAGCTGCTGCTAAAGTTAACTTAGAGTTAGATGGTGATGAGCAAATTGGTGCTGACATTGTTTTAAGAGCTATTAAAGCACCTATGAAACAAATTGCATTAAATGCTGGTTTTGATGCTGGTGTTGTTGCAAATGAAGTTTCAAAATCACAAAATGAAAACTTTGGATTCAACGCTGCAACTGGTGAGTATGTAGATATGTTCGAAGCTGGTATCGTAGATCCTGCAAAAGTTGAAAGAGTAGCAATGCAAAATGCTGTATCTGTTGCATCTTTATTATTAACAACTGAAGCAACGGTTACTGATATCAAAGTTGATGCTCCAGCTGCTCCTGCAATGCCTGATATGGGTGGAATGGGCGGTATGCCTGGAATGGGAATGTAAGTAAAGGTCTGAGAAAGAGACCTGCGTCTCTTTCGTCCTTTACGCAGACTTGATGGTCGGAATGAAATGAAGCCATCATGTCCGAAAAAAAAGCGTTAAGAAAAAGTGAATAGTTTCACTTTTTTAGCTTTCGCAGACGAAGTGCTCACAGCGTAGCGTAGCCACGAAGTCCGAAGGACAAACCAGAGTTTCTCGACTCTTTCGAGAAACTCACTCCTCTTATTTATACTTAATTTTAAATAATCATATTTCTACAAACTATTTAATTTTGAAGGTGTATATCCATAATATCGTTTAAATACCTTTATCATATATGATTGGTCTGTAAATCCTGACTCAAAAGCTACATGAGATAATGGAATATTTTTTTTGATTAAATCTTTTGATAAATTTACTTTTTTTATTTGTAAGTATTGATTTGGTGTAATACCAATATGTTTTTTAAACTCTTTAATCAAGTGATATTTTGTGATTCCAACCTCCAAAGCTATATCTGACAATGAGATTTCTACTTTCTTATCATATTCATTCATAAATTCTATTGCTTTATTGATTGTTTCTTTTGTACAAGTTATATTTGTAAAGGAAAGGAGTTTTTTATTTGTATGATACTTTAAAATGTATTCAATAAATTGAATTATATAAGTCTCTATATCAATATCATTATAGTTTTTACTGCTTATTAGATTGAAGATAAAATTAAAAAGTTTTATTGCTTCTTTATCATTAATTATAGGATTAAATAAAATGTTTTTTATAGAACTGTCTTGAGTTAAGTTTTTTGCTATTTCATTTATAAGTTCACTATTAATCATCACATTTAAGTATGACCAACTACTATTTTTAGTTGAGTGTAATTCATAAGGATTTACAACCTGAAGCGTTCCTAAACCTAAATTAAATCTATTTTTTTCATTTTCATATAAGTGCTCACCTTTATATATCAAACTAAAAGAGTACTCTTCATGGAAATGCTTATCTAATGTTATGTTTTTAAACTTATTATTGATAAATGATAATTGCTGTTCTATATTCTTCATACTTTTACTTTCCTTTATAATTATACTATATAAACTATTTTTGGCATAGTAAAATATTGTGAATTAACTATATATCAATATTTTACTATAGAAAAAACTCATAAAAAGATATATTTTGAAAAAAAGGTATTTATGTGAATAATACTACATTAAAGATTCTACTTTATGGCCTATTAGCAGCATTGTTTTTTAGTTCAACATTTATTTTTAATAAGTTTATTGCCCAAGATGGAGGTCACTGGTTTTGGTCAGCAACTCTTAGGTATATTTATATGTTATTGCTTCTATGTATGGGTTTTTATATATTTAAAGGCTATGCGTATCTAAAAGCTTTATTTTCAGAGTTTTTTAATCACTTACTGTTTTGGAGTATTGCAGGTTCAATTGGATTTGGTATATTTTATGCATTGATTTGTTATGTTGCTGAGAGTTCACCTGCTTGGGTGGTTGCTACTACTTGGCAGTTTACAATTATCTCTACTCTTTTTATTTTATTCTTTTTTGGTAAAAAAATATCAAAATCAACATGGATTTTTGTTGGGCTTGTTTTTATTGGTATTTGTTTGATTAACCTTACCTATATCACTATTGATAATATTACAAGTCAAATTTTTAGTATATTTTTGATTCTTATCGCAAGTTTTGCATATCCAATTGGTAATCAGTTAGTTTGGGAACTACAAAATAATAACGAGAAATTATCTACTCAAAGAGAAAGTATATTAAAAAACACTTTTTCAAAAGTTTTTTTACTATCTTTAGGTAGTTTACCTTTTTGGCTTGTTTTATCTATATTTTTTGATGTGGGTATTCCTTCTAAAAATCAGTTTACATCTATGTTCTTAGTGGCTATTTTTTCTGGTATTATGGCAACTTCATTGTTTCTATATGCAAGGGCAAAAGCAAATAGTTCTTCAAAGATTGCACTTGTTGATTCTACTCAATCTGGGGAAGTTTTGTTTACATTGTTATTTGAGATACTGTTTTTATCTATTTTAATACCTTCTTCAATAGGAATAATAGGTATATGTATAGTGGTGATTGGTTTAATAGGATTATCTTTAGTTTAATTTCTAGATTAATTTAAGCTTTTTTTAATACTAAAT includes the following:
- a CDS encoding polyprenyl synthetase family protein — translated: MKELLEKFEDYLQSNLPSSNTFHPHFEKALGDMLQAGGKRFRPMLLLSVVKSNKSLLIDNSMPVALGLEMLHTYSLVHDDLPSMDDADLRRGFQTLHKKYNEVTAILVGDALNTEAFKQISNAPLHNDIKIELIKTLSCDGGINGMIIGQAIDCQFENQKLELAQLEFLHIHKTAKLIAASLKMGAIISEYDLETQEKLYNFGIDLGLLFQIQDDIIDETLSEEEAGKTTQNDEAKNSFVNLLGLDGAIKAADDLALKCENIMQTLDTNLKNSLEELLLKYINRHK
- the panD gene encoding aspartate 1-decarboxylase, whose translation is MTFDMLYSKIHRATVTDANLNYVGSITIDEELMQASHLRVGQKVDIVNINNGERFQTYVIKGKAGSKDMCLNGAAARKVEIGDKIIVIAYASYDESELETYKPTVVIVDEKNNIDMITNELVGSDHV
- a CDS encoding YbaB/EbfC family nucleoid-associated protein; its protein translation is MFDGIDLKNLDLNSMMKQVQDMADNAKEENSNKIFTSKSGGGMVEISINGNSEVIDLQIDDSLLEDKDSLQILLISAMNDVIKQSDENKKMMAMNMMGGMGNPFGQK
- a CDS encoding AraC family transcriptional regulator codes for the protein MKNIEQQLSFINNKFKNITLDKHFHEEYSFSLIYKGEHLYENEKNRFNLGLGTLQVVNPYELHSTKNSSWSYLNVMINSELINEIAKNLTQDSSIKNILFNPIINDKEAIKLFNFIFNLISSKNYNDIDIETYIIQFIEYILKYHTNKKLLSFTNITCTKETINKAIEFMNEYDKKVEISLSDIALEVGITKYHLIKEFKKHIGITPNQYLQIKKVNLSKDLIKKNIPLSHVAFESGFTDQSYMIKVFKRYYGYTPSKLNSL
- the groES gene encoding co-chaperone GroES, translating into MNFKPLGKRVLVQRTEVEEKTASGIILVDSAKEKPNTAIVKAIGSEVTELKEGDTIVFEQFRGTEFTLDGEDYLVLDIENIIGVM
- a CDS encoding (2Fe-2S) ferredoxin domain-containing protein yields the protein MSMPSIPQPTFYIFKCEQASPPGMPKPSCVNENTRDLFNHTTQSLMQKGLMGPVQVVRTSCLGRCQMGPVMLVEPGHHMYCQLSKEKIDRIVEEHIIGGSPVEEYLIPQQYWGKPVNLGS
- the groL gene encoding chaperonin GroEL (60 kDa chaperone family; promotes refolding of misfolded polypeptides especially under stressful conditions; forms two stacked rings of heptamers to form a barrel-shaped 14mer; ends can be capped by GroES; misfolded proteins enter the barrel where they are refolded when GroES binds), giving the protein MAKEISFSDNARNKLYTGVEKLADAVKVTMGPRGRNVLLQKSFGAPNITKDGVSVAREIELEDTLENMGAQLVKEVASKTADEAGDGTTTATVLAHSVFKEGLRNVTAGANPIILKRGMDKATEAILANLKAASKEVANKTEIEQVATISANSDTAIGSMIAEAMDKVGKDGVITVEEAKGISDELDVVEGMQFDRGFLSPYFVTNTEKMTTEMENPFILLYDKKISNLKEMLPILESVNQAGRPLLIISEDVEGEALSTLVVNRLRGSLNIAAVKAPGFGDRRKAMLEDIAVLTNGTVISEEMGMKLETAEFSCLGTAARVVIDKDNTTIVDGTGSADAVQLRTNQIKAEMEATTSEYDREKLQERLAKLSGGVAVIKVGAASETEMKEKKDRVDDALSATRAAVEEGIVIGGGAALIRAAAKVNLELDGDEQIGADIVLRAIKAPMKQIALNAGFDAGVVANEVSKSQNENFGFNAATGEYVDMFEAGIVDPAKVERVAMQNAVSVASLLLTTEATVTDIKVDAPAAPAMPDMGGMGGMPGMGM
- a CDS encoding multidrug resistance efflux transporter family protein, giving the protein MNNTTLKILLYGLLAALFFSSTFIFNKFIAQDGGHWFWSATLRYIYMLLLLCMGFYIFKGYAYLKALFSEFFNHLLFWSIAGSIGFGIFYALICYVAESSPAWVVATTWQFTIISTLFILFFFGKKISKSTWIFVGLVFIGICLINLTYITIDNITSQIFSIFLILIASFAYPIGNQLVWELQNNNEKLSTQRESILKNTFSKVFLLSLGSLPFWLVLSIFFDVGIPSKNQFTSMFLVAIFSGIMATSLFLYARAKANSSSKIALVDSTQSGEVLFTLLFEILFLSILIPSSIGIIGICIVVIGLIGLSLV